From Anaerohalosphaera lusitana, one genomic window encodes:
- a CDS encoding glycoside hydrolase family 43 protein, with protein sequence MTLTYENPVWKGYLADPHILYTDGSYYAVGTGQTDDGKHFPILKSDDFENWEFVGGALEPLNEPQMDLYWASEIAERDGKYYLYYAGDMKMRVAVADRPEGPYKDAGVLLFPDLEFSIDGHPYKDPVSGKWYLFFAKDFFDKKPGTALAVVELGEDMISTVGPVHTVLRAFADWQIYERNRNWYDKHWPAWYTVEGPAVLYKDGKYYCFYSGGNWQTPEYGVGCAVSDTITGPYKDPWSSEGASVLSGQNNELIGPGHNSVITAPDGKTWFIIYHSWNSERTARQMCIDPLEWTADGPKAYQPSRGEKTVTIPLSK encoded by the coding sequence ATGACGCTTACTTATGAGAATCCTGTATGGAAGGGTTATCTTGCTGACCCGCACATTCTCTATACGGACGGATCGTACTATGCCGTCGGTACTGGCCAGACCGACGACGGCAAGCACTTTCCTATTCTCAAGTCGGATGACTTTGAAAACTGGGAATTCGTAGGCGGTGCTTTAGAGCCGCTTAACGAGCCGCAGATGGATTTATACTGGGCGTCCGAGATCGCCGAGCGTGACGGCAAGTATTACCTCTATTATGCCGGCGATATGAAGATGCGGGTAGCGGTTGCGGACCGTCCCGAAGGACCTTATAAAGATGCCGGCGTCCTGCTGTTTCCCGACCTGGAATTCTCGATCGATGGGCATCCATACAAGGATCCGGTCAGCGGGAAGTGGTATCTGTTTTTCGCAAAGGATTTCTTCGATAAAAAACCGGGCACAGCCTTGGCCGTTGTCGAACTCGGCGAGGATATGATTTCAACTGTCGGCCCCGTACATACAGTCCTGCGAGCATTCGCGGACTGGCAGATCTACGAACGAAACCGCAACTGGTACGACAAACACTGGCCCGCATGGTACACGGTCGAAGGTCCTGCCGTATTGTACAAGGACGGCAAATACTACTGCTTCTACTCAGGCGGCAACTGGCAGACCCCAGAATACGGCGTAGGTTGTGCTGTTTCCGATACGATCACAGGACCCTACAAGGACCCCTGGAGCAGCGAGGGGGCGTCCGTCCTCAGCGGCCAAAACAATGAGCTTATAGGCCCCGGCCATAACTCTGTAATTACAGCCCCAGACGGTAAGACCTGGTTCATTATATACCATTCCTGGAACAGTGAACGAACTGCCAGACAAATGTGTATCGATCCTCTCGAATGGACCGCTGACGGCCCAAAAGCTTATCAGCCGTCCAGAGGCGAAAAGACAGTAACGATCCCTTTGTCCAAATAG